In Biomphalaria glabrata chromosome 8, xgBioGlab47.1, whole genome shotgun sequence, the genomic window aatagtaaactaaataataggttaattttttaattgactcttattttgtcaggtacaaatataattttgcgaaatttcaacttcatccgagattgggtttggtagaaataacgtgtacaaacctttttattagacagacagacacagagttGATATCAACTtggcaaaaaaatattaaactctACAGTAGTTAACGAGgtttaaatatataaagattTTACAACAGGCAAAGAATTACTTTTCACTAGCTCTACAAGCTTAATCTCATGCCAGTTATTAGCAGAAAACCCACCCTTACCTTTAGTCTAGTGTCCTCATGACAACATCTTGGTTCACTTTTACGGACCATGGAGGATTGTTCAGTttttcaaaagttatttttttattaaaattgtatacaattaaaaaaaaacctgtttaaaTGTCTCCATGCTTATCTATCTCCATAAAAGATGTCAATACTTCTCTGTTATTATTAGTACAATTCTTATTTCAGCATGGCCTAGGGCCTATTTCTCCAAGATAACGTGCTGGATCACAGTGTTCATCACTCTAGAAAGATGTATGTGCATTGTTGCACCACTGAAAGTGAAGACTCTATTGACTCCAAAGAGAACTGCCGTATGCATGCTGGTTCTGTACTGCCTGGGTGTAATCATCACCTTCCCCCATGCCTATCTGAATGCAGTGTTTCTTGTCTGGAAGTTCGATCTCGTCTCGAACAGAACTTTTCTCGGGTTCGGCTACGGCCCAAATTACCATAAAATTGATCTCATCGGCGGCTTCATCAACACAATGAGCATCATAATACCATTGGGAGTCCTCATCCTCAGCACTGGTCTCATCATTGTGGAGCTTCAAAGAAAATCGCTTTGGCGTCAGTCGGTGGCAAACTCTGGAGGTGCCATGGATGCGGCATTTGTGAAAAGAGACCGGGTTGTGTTTAAAGTGATCAGCGTCTTGGCGTTTCTCCTCATCATATGTTATCTCCCTCACGCCTGCAACTTTACGGCATACGCCATCGTCCCAGATTTCAGTCTGACTGGTAAATACGTACTTCTGTACGGGGTCATGTGGTCAGTGTCTTGGATCTCAGAAATCATTAACTCAAGCTGTACTATATTTATCTATTATTTTGTCAGCTCTAAATACAGAGCTACGCTGAACTCATTGAGAGTAGTCACTTGTTTGAAAACACTCATACTTCTCTTCAGCGCCAAAAAGAATGTTTGGACTCAGTTGTAGCTTGTAGTTTAATATTGGGACgaaaataaattcaataaaatttgGTTGTCATAGGTTCAAGATTAAACAACTCAACGAAACCAAACCTCTTAAGGTATTATCGTCTAAATGTCTGTACATGTTTTTCCCCAATATGTATACGTCTAATCGTATCTACTTAACATTTGCATGATATTACATATACGCAAAACTTCACCAATACAGTATATGTGATGATTGTATTAGTTAGATTTTATAAATTGGTTATAGAAACCAGGTTTTAAgaaaagaattgtttttttttatgattagaTTGCATGTTTATTTAGATAGCACCAATGTTAATGTGTTTAACTCAAGGACGAACGGAGAAATATgtttatacaaagcttatatcaactcttctGTTGGTCTGTGTGGTAAAAGTGTTGAACACGTGATTTCAGTCAACATTCCTTtttagtctagtctctaacagtgcgcacctacTGCTAGAatttggatggcggtgtgcatggcaaggttaGAACAATATTCATTCATAAGAGAGTTTTGTAAGCTactaaaacaaggttacaaagacagtttgtgtggaaacaaactcaaaatcggccccgaaagtggtccacctagagtcttcaccaagattcgattacaggacttccggttccaattGCTTCACCCGTCAGCCagagcatctccatatattcatacattcatcttgaatctagaactagattttgatctagaactagatctagatctagaactagatctagaatcttgatctagaatctagatctagtttgtgaCTACACGTTTTATCGTATAACTACTAGACCTtgaccaatgttatgatcatgaatagtaggccttttgttaccgggtaatggtgtactatgctgtCCGTATCCGAGTCCCTTCTTAATGCGATACTCTGTTTACATCATAAATAAAtttgcacccctaagctgtcagaagataagttattgccttattaattaaaattgtgttcaaattattaagacatctataatatatatattatttatatatatatatatatatatatatatatatatatatatatatatatatatatatatatataataaggatATGTGAAAACTGctctctataaaagtagttcattttttttaaacttataattaaaaattcttttttaaaaacatcattATAATTAGTATTCCATCCATTGAGTTATTGCGCGAATCTAAGAATAAAGTTTGAGTTACTAATTAAGACGTCTGtgtcctttttaaaaaacttacctccaatgaagtttttcatttcaaagtggtgcatttttttttaaaaatctgattgcatatataatttaaaaaattgaatggttcactttcggaaaagaaaaaagtagcaattgcatcagaactttgaatgatctaaaatatcattatgtccaattttcattttctctcatagtttctgagatcttaacgggacagacggacaggcaaactacacaaaactaatagcatctattcccctttcgggggccgctaacaaaGTAAACAAGCAAGACGTAATTGTAACAAGGCTCTTTTACGTACACTCCATTGGTACAAGAATCCAAAGGTGGTCACACTGTGTCATCAGTGCATCTACAACatagaaatgcccttgtaactCAATAAACTGATCATTCCATTGGTCCTTCAGACTGCCCTGCCTTTAATGAACTGAGCTCCTCTAAATGTACCGCGTTTTCATCTCAAAAGTGGAGGTTTGAGGACCAACGTTTGGAACTCACTGCCAATAAACTCTGAAGAATGAAGAAGCCTAGCTTATCTTAGAGAGTATATTAGTTTGTTGATAAATATTGTAGTAACCGAACTGTGATGCTGGTCCGTGTGGGTCGACGTGTTCTTTGGTTATCTGACTATGAACTATGTGTTGTTTTGAAAAGGTTGGGGGCAAGTTAGTCGGACTCATAAAAGGGACAAGAAAGTTTAGGAAAGAAGGACATTCATTTTGACAAGTTGTGTCTAGCTGTTCTATTCAGACATTGACTTCTGCCCATTTGTAAAGTATTTGATTCTTTTCTCttcattatttattacactCATTAAAGTGTCTCGTTATATCAGAATCCAAGTTGTCTGGTTCTTGACTTAGCCACATTGTTTTGTCAAAGGGTTatagagaatcgtaacaatagtGTGCATTGTATTTAGTAACAGTAAATAGTAGTGATGTAACTGAAGATGAAAAAATGAACtaagaaattatattttttacatttttgtatagGTACCTCggaataaactaaaaaagaggaACCACCAACATTGAGAGTAACGCTGTACCGAAAGAGTGAAATTTTAATTTGCACATAATTGTGTTTAGAATACATTGTATTATTATGCAATAATCTCtgttggcaaaataaaaaattattgtgaTGCAAGTCATTAAATGattaagttaattgtttttcttaaatgtCTAGTATTGCTCTACTAATTATGTGTAGAACAAATACTGTAGACTTCAGAACAGTCATGCTCTCAATCCAGTACCCTTTGTTCAACGTTGGTTATCTCTATACCAGCAGTTATTGACATGCGGAATCGTTTGAATAAGTAATTAAATGTCTATTTACACTATATTGTTAAtgatttaaaatcttttaatttgttttagttttcagAATAGTGCTAATACATTTATCTCCGACTATGTAACCATCTATAATATTTACTCATCGACTCCCCATCAAACAGCACTCCTCACGCTAATGAAAACAATTAAAACGTTGTAGGCCTTAGACATGATGTCTTTCTAATTGCTTTTACAGTACGTTTTATTTGACAggtttttatgtaaatatttaccTACACTAATACTGTATAAATACAGTCGGAATCTAAACCCAGATTTGTACGTTTCTAGAAACCCACATAAGGAATTAGAAGTGAAGCCTAGAGATCTTTCTATTATATTCCAAAGAAGTAGTAATGTTAATGTATGTTAATCATTTTCaaatgatatattttaaaatcgtTTTTCCAACTGTCGGGCGCAGCAAGCCTAAGACCAAGAGGGTGGGGTATGGCAGCGAGGATGACGGGCTAAGATGATGGCATATCGAATGTATacatattttaattatctatATTTTAGCTTTAAATACAAACTCGAATAGGAAAGAAGTAATAACAGCAATGAAagtataaataatttttgtatgtAGAGACTTAAATCTGTTAACATGAGAAGCGGCTTCACAAAATGGcttcaaaacattttcttgaagataaaaaaaattgaacaattttttttttgaagtcagAACCATCGAATTTCTCTGTACTGACATGCCTTTGTTCTCAATAGTCCTTTAAGCAAGCAATAAAACTTCTTGTTGAACACTATCAAAAGTTTGTGAAGATCATacatatttcaaacaaatttcTAACACCTTGCTGTTCACagagacttttttaaaaaagctcttCTTATTAGAAATAGATTCATGCCAATATCAGGAAAAGGAATTTCTGAAGCTTCAGAATGTATTAAACGCTTGACTCTGAAGCTTCAGAATGTATTAAACGCTTGACTCTGAAGCTTCAGAATGTATAAAACGCTTGACTATGATGCTTCAGAATGTATAAAACGCTTGACTCTGAAGCTTCAGAATGTATAAAACGCTTGACTATGATGCTTCAGAATGTATAAAACGCTTGACTATGATGCTTCAGAATGTATAAATCCCGCTGGCTAATGGGGCACGATGTTTTTAGCTTAGGAAcactggtaaaagtttgagaaacactgtatggagaaaaaaaacgttttgaagTAATAAACGCGGGAAAAGAAACTTTacacatatttaaaaaacataattcatcttttttacaaagctcatatcaactcactctgtctgtctctttctatgGTAAAAAGTTCAGGTCAATTATTGATCAAAATACATCAATTttcaaacttattgatacaattacacttcatacaagctttttaaaaaaagtattttttatgcttctcttttttttaaggtGTGTTGTCTTGTCCGTCACACAGTCCTTTCAGTACTAAACAACTTTGTACAAACACCTCGGACTGACCCAGCATTGTCATCACCACCTTACAATTACTATATTTCATGGATTGAGTGTAAGACTATAATAAGAAGTAAATGAATTGAGAAGTCGCTATGAATTTTGAAGACATTAGCCAGCCGAGAAATGACAGCACAGGTCAAGGGTCTAGCATAGACATACCAGACGAGGTGGCCGATTTCATTCGGACAATATGCTTTGGCTACATTTTTCCAATCGTCTCGGTCTTTGGTGCATGGGCCAACTTAATGAACATGTGGATCTACTACAAGTACGTACTTTGGTATTGTTTCCCACAGGTACTTGTTATTTCTCTGGTACTTTTGTATTGTTTCCACACGTACTTGTTATTTCTCTGGTACTTTTGTATTGTTTCCACACGTACTTGTTTTTTCTCTGGTACTTTTGTATTGTTTCCACACGTACTTGTTATTTCTCTGGTACTTTTGTATTGTTTCCACACGTACTTGTTATTTCTCTGGTACTTTTGTATTGTTTCCCACAGGTACTTGTTATTTCTCTGGTACTTTTGTATTGTTTCCCACAAATACTTGTTATTTCTCTGGTACTTTTGTATTGTTTCCCACAGGTACTTGTTATTTCTCTGGTACTTTTGTATTGTTTCCACACGTACTTGTTATTTCTCTGGTACTTTTGTATTGTTTCCACACGTACTTGTTATTTCTCTGGTACTTTTGTATTGTTTCCCACAGGTACTTGTTATTTCTCTGGTACTTTTGTATTGTTTCCCACAAATACTTGTTATTTCTCTGGTACTTTTGTATTGTTTCCCATAGGTACTTGTTCTTTCTCTGGTACTTTTGTATTGTTTCCACACGTACTTGTTATTTCTCTGGTACTTTTGTATTGTTTCCCACAGGTACTTGTTATTTCTCTGGTACTTTTGTATTGTTTCCCACAAATACTTGTTATTTCTCTGGTACTTTTGTATTGTTTCCCACAGGTACTTGTTATTTCTCTGGTACTTTTGTATTGTTTCCACACGTACTTGTTATTTCTCTGGTACTTTTGTATTGTTTCCACACGTACTTGTTATTTCTCTGGTACTTTTGTATTGTTTCCACACGTACTTGTTATTTCTCTGGTACTTTTGTATTGTTTCCACACGTACTTGTTTTTTCTCTGGTACTTTTGTATTGTTTCCACACGTACTTGTTATTTCTCTGGTACTTTTGTATTGTTTCCACACGTACTTGTTTTTTCTCTGGTACTTTTGTATTGTTTCCACACGTACTTGTTATTTCTCTGGTACTTTTGTATTGTTTCCACACGTACTTGTTTTTTCTCTGGTACTTTTGTATTGTTTCCCACAGGTACTTGTTATTTCTCTGGTACTTTTGTATTGTTTCCACACGTACTTGTTATTTCTCTGGTACTTTTGTATTGTTTCCACACGTACTTGTTATTTCTCTGGTACTTTTGTATTGTTTCCCACAGGTACTTGTTATTTCTCTGGTACTTTTGTATTGTTTCCCACAGGTACTTGTTATTTCTCTGGTACTTTTGTATTGTTTCCCACAGGTACTTGTTATTTCTCTGGTACTTTTGTATTGTTTCCACACGTACTTGTTATTCTCTGGTACTTTTGTATTGTTTCCCACAGGTACTTGTTATTTCTCTGGTACTTTTGTATTGTTTCCCACAGGTACTTGTTATTTCTCTGGTACTTTTGTATTGTTTCCCACAGGTACTTGTTATTTCTCTGGTACTTTTGTATTGTTTCCCACAGGTACTTGTTATTTCTCTGGTACTTTTGTATTGTTTCCACACGTACTTGTTATTTCTCTGGTACTTTTGTATTGTTTCCCACAGGTACTTGTTATTTCTTTGGTAAAGCTTAATGGCTCAGTTTAGCTCAGTAGAAAGacacttggcttccaaagcgAAATGTCTCGATTCTGAATTTcgtcgaagactgggattttaaatctggatacctgacattactcGAGTCAATGGTTGTCATTTAAACAGATattctttacatcatctgtcctataaatcgcaaggtctaaaacgGGTACTTAACTATCTGGTATGTCCAGGCATCCTTTTTATGAGGTCATTTTGTTGGAAAGCACTCTCAAAGGCGAGAGGTTCAATACCGTCAACACATGAGATAAAAAGATACTTTTAAGAACTTTTCACGGTAAagagccgtgaatgtcgatgtTCAATCAAATTTTATgtcaacataaaatataaatatatatagatatagatagatagatttatgcgactcatgaatggaactattaaaataatcgtcaacacggcttcgcagctatagcgaacgaatgtataaaaaatgctttagaaaaacaaatttgaatgttaatttgattaaaaatagattgaattgactataattagtactatctttgcgaagagaagttctatcatcttagagttgaattaaagttttagacctaggaatagagagatgtgtaacattttggtcttgtctaatgaacaataataataatgagatcaatagactatattttgtattttcatgtgtcaaagtaaaaaattatatgaGCAAAGTGTAgcttaaaaaattagatctaaatctagatcctttcgatttatacatggtaaacatggcctagaacgataaaattataatactttcatagagttggtcagcttttttttggtgggtcttaagtttttttagggctacaatacatacgctACAgtcccagttagtacccaatggacatttatgccaagttttatcaagattggtcaaacggttttgatttataTGCGGGACATAAACctatacatacgccttactttctgatttatagtatagattactTGTTTATCTTAACTGGTTATTCAATGTAATTAGTGATTTCAGAAATTCAAGATTTTATTCTGATTTCCCCAACACAAAGGAATATAACACCTATGATGTGATTGATAAAGTCTCCAAAGTCTTAGTAAAACAACGCTTTAAAAGCGACACATATACCCGGTTTAGACTTTacaataagattttttaaaatatgtaaactTAATCTTCTACATTTTGCAATGGggtttatttagaaaaatatggtataactagatctaagcGTTAAATagtagtttgtttgtttgtttttttaacaggcATGGCATGAGTGAGTCAGTCAACATCAGTTTTTTAACTTTAGCATTTACTGACCTGGCTGGACTGTTATGTTCTCTATGGTATGGTATCGGTATAAGTCCACTGTTGGCTTCAAAAACGGATCTTGGTTTCGATTCAATggacgtagcttttataactggaggtcagttgtttttttttttaataaattatgcTTAATCTGCCTCCGTAGGTAAAAACCCTGTGACTTACTGCCCATGTcgaaaaagtaaaatagcaaataaaaaaataagtgatCGCTTTAAAACTAGAAGGTAGTATTCAATTTGTTTTCCTAAAAGTAGGGGACGTGGTGATCAAGTGAGAAATCTCTCGACCTCTGTAACCAATTCAAAAcccggtaaagactgggattttgaattttgataCTTTTGGCGATCCTAAGTCAAGTCCACCCACCTCAAATGAGTACTTTTAGAAATACTCCTTTATTGGTAGATCTGTATCTTTCTTCCATTCTATTGTACATGCTCATGTTGGTCTGAATGTTATAACAGAACCTCTATTGCCTAaaacttatatttgatatttctttcaGCTATTCCTCGGTTGTCCTTTACAAAAGTCACTTGCTGGATTACTGTGTACATCTCACTGGAGAGATGTTTTTGTATAGTGGCGCCACTGCATGTCAAGACTTTGATAACACCAAGAACGACAATCCTGATACTGACTGCCCTGCACACGATTGGAGTTCTCACTGGGTTTCCCGTGTTGTACTTGGGTGTGCTATATCTCTATTGGAAGACAGACCCAGTTCACAACAGGACGTTTCTAGCATTGGGATACAGAGAGGATTACTTTAGCGTCAATAGTGTCGCTACTCCAGTCATCTTCACTATATTTTTGGCGTCTTTTTTAATTCTAATCGTCTCCACCATCTCGTTGACAGCAGCGCTGCAAAGAAAATCAAAATGGCGTCGAAATACTTCGAAAAGCATGGCTGTTACGACAAACAACTTGTCCAGGCGGGACACAACTCTAAGCAAGACCATAATAATCTTGTCGGCAGTTCTGATAATGTGTTACCTCCCTTACATGGTTAATACCGTTCTTTCGGCTGTTATTGATGGTTTTGCATTGCACGGcaaatacaataatttcttCGAAGTGATGTGGACATTTTCTTGGCTATTTGAAACGCTGAATTCCACTACAAGTATTTTTATCTACTACAACATGAGTACAAAGTATAAAGAGACGTTTAGAGGAATGATACCTTCTTTTCATTGCACATTATTGAAAACATGGAAACATCGTTGCCATTCAAACTTCCAATAGTTATAATACAAGACTTTACACAACAATatgaaatataaaacacaacaaTGATACATGGGTGAAGTaaacaactacacacacacatacacatacacatacacatattcaTACAATGGGgcgtgatggctgagtggtaaagtccTTCAATTGCCAATCCAGGGGTCTTTGGTTCGTATCCAGGAAAAGACATGGACTTTTAGGGGCACACTCTTGAGTGCAACCAAATCTAATGGGTAATCTGACGACATGAGTTGGGTAGGACTAGCGGGGACTGGCCGTTGATTTGGTAATACGACACCCTCGTAGACCTTAGGACAcctaaacagatgacctctacatcatcaggACAcctaaacagatgacctctacatcatcaggACAcctaaacagatgacctctacatcatcaggACAcctaaacagatgacctctacatcatcaggACAcctaaacagatgacctctacatcatcaggACAcctaaacagatgacctctacatcatcaggACAcctaaacagatgacctctacatcatcaggACAcctaaacagatgacctctacatcatcaggACAcctaaacagatgacctctacatcatcaggACAcctaaacagatgacctctacatcattaGGACAcctaaacagatgacctctacatcattaGGACACCTAAACAGATGATCTCTACATCATCAGGACACCTAAACAGATGACTTAAACGCTGACTTCAAGTATTCTCTGGAGCCGATTCCTATTGCCTCTATTCGCTTTCTTTTAATCCCCTGTTATAATATTAATGTTATAAATTGTGAAGAACGTTCAAGGAAGAAATATGGGTAAGAGATGACAAACCATGTACAGCAATACaaatcaatggatcgtcttaTGTACGTACGTACCGTCTATCTTATTGATTTAGATTAACACgctaaattaatttttacataaGCTCTATGTCTATAGATgtcagattattattttttttaatattattcatttctatttgtattaaatATGTCACACCTTTTGTcgtgaaaataaaacaaaatatatgaaatattgttAATATCATACTTTGTTAAAACCTATTTGTTGGATCAGAGTAGGAATTGACCAGGGAATaaaatgaccggggataaagtgaccaAAAATGAAGTGACAGCAGGATGAAGTAACCGAGAACCCATTTTAAGTCATATGTGTATGTCTGTAATGttattatagaaactttaaaCTAAGTTATGATAGCtatgtaaattttttaattattattattataaaaatttagATAAAATTAACATTTCGATTAAAAATATATCAGGATACAATGCAATGAACTCTGTTGCCTGGCCCGTAAATAACTTTGATGCAAGTCACAAAGTGATTATTGAATTAGTTTTCATTTAATGTCTAGTATGTACCGCTATTATGTCAGAACAAAAACTGTTGATTCAGACATTTtaacaatctagatctaaatgtgacTTCCCGTAAACGTAAAGCCATAGACATTGCCTCCTTCATAATGGACGTGACCTCTTTGTTGTTGCAACAGAGCAACACAGATTTTCTCAGCAACTACAATTGTTGCCTGAAAACGTTGCTGGATAGCCATACACCGCTAGTCACTCGTAGAGTCTCAGTAAGGCCTTCTGCAATCTGGATGTATGAAAACAGCTAAACTTTATTCGCCAACAGGTCGACAAATCTACGTCCAAGAAAAAACAAAGTGAATCGCATGATTAGAGATGCAAAAACTAGTTATAttggacaaaaaatctaaacctCTGATTCTTCCAAGAAGCTATTTAGGATCACCGCTAAAATGTTAGTAGGAACAAATAACGAACGTTCGCAAACATCTATCCCAGTATCTGAACGCCatgattccttcaatagatttcaATATGTCTCTCAAGATTATGTCAAGTGTCTTTTTTCAAATAtaccaaataagtcatgtgaccttgatcccattccaacttcctagaatgtttagatgagcttaTACCCTCAATAACTAACATTGTGAACCTATCTCTGACTAaaggcattgtaccacagcaatttaagcatgcact contains:
- the LOC129927623 gene encoding uncharacterized protein LOC129927623, which translates into the protein MNTSGSSAGRVTFDSLISYDTAKYICLVYYVYLGPLVAAFGIAFNIINIIVYVSQGFRDSVNISFITLACSDIGGLLSALWYGIGLNPDFVRLVKYAYSPSEFMNFTAAWPRAYFSKITCWITVFITLERCMCIVAPLKVKTLLTPKRTAVCMLVLYCLGVIITFPHAYLNAVFLVWKFDLVSNRTFLGFGYGPNYHKIDLIGGFINTMSIIIPLGVLILSTGLIIVELQRKSLWRQSVANSGGAMDAAFVKRDRVVFKVISVLAFLLIICYLPHACNFTAYAIVPDFSLTGKYVLLYGVMWSVSWISEIINSSCTIFIYYFVSSKYRATLNSLRVVTCLKTLILLFSAKKNVWTQL
- the LOC129927806 gene encoding uncharacterized protein LOC129927806 — encoded protein: MNFEDISQPRNDSTGQGSSIDIPDEVADFIRTICFGYIFPIVSVFGAWANLMNMWIYYKHGMSESVNISFLTLAFTDLAGLLCSLWYGIGISPLLASKTDLGFDSMDVAFITGAIPRLSFTKVTCWITVYISLERCFCIVAPLHVKTLITPRTTILILTALHTIGVLTGFPVLYLGVLYLYWKTDPVHNRTFLALGYREDYFSVNSVATPVIFTIFLASFLILIVSTISLTAALQRKSKWRRNTSKSMAVTTNNLSRRDTTLSKTIIILSAVLIMCYLPYMVNTVLSAVIDGFALHGKYNNFFEVMWTFSWLFETLNSTTSIFIYYNMSTKYKETFRGMIPSFHCTLLKTWKHRCHSNFQ